Part of the Alteribacter lacisalsi genome, ATGGGGGGACGCGGATGATTGATTACAGGATCGAGTCGAAAGAGGGCTATGATGATAAAATCGGGGAACTTGTCTGGATGCTGGAACATACGAGGGCAATCACGATGGAGGAGATCGCAAGTTTGAGCCGGATTGAGCTGGATTGCATTATGGACAAGGAGGCGAATACCATTGGCGCTCTTTTATCGCATATAGCGGCGATTGAGTTTGTGCACCAGGTGATTTCCTTTGAAGGAAGGGATATGACAAAAGAGGAAGAACAGAAATGGGGCACTTCTCTTGAACTGGGGGAGCGCGCAAAAAAAGAGATTCGCAATTATTCCTTTCAGGATTATCGGGAGAAGTTGTCAAAAGTAAGAGCGGATACGTTAGCCTGTTTACGTGGTAAAACAGATGAATGGTTATTTGAAGAACACAAGTGGGATAACGGCGTTTCGTACAACTATTACTATTTGTGGTATCACGTGATGGAAGATGAAATCAGCCACCGGGGGCAGATCAGGGCTATAAAGCGGCAGCTGGCAGGTCATTGAGGGACGGTTCTCACTTCGCATTTTCTGGTGAAAATGTGAAGTGAGAACCGTCCCCAACTGGCATCCAACTGGCACCTGCCGTTTTACGCCGCTTTGCTGTGCTGAAACAGGCTGACGCGGTCAATATCAGGAAGCTTCCGCAACACGGAGCTGCTCAGCCAGAACAGGCTGAAGAAAATCATGGAAATCCCGCAGATCATGACCGGAATTTCCGGTGAAAGGGTTTCTCCTAAAACACCGCCAAGGAGCGCGCCTGCAGGCATACCGAGAGATGCGGCACTCGACAGCAAGGTGATGACTCTTCCGATAAACGCGGTCTCCACCTGCTGCTGGATCGCGGAAAACACAAGGATGTTCAGAATGCCGATCGAAATAGCGCCTGTACAGAAAAGAATCATGGAAGGGACGAGCGGCAGTGTTGCCGTGCCAATCCACATCACACCTGTACCGGCAAAGGAGATAATTGTTAATTTTCCAAAATCAATCTGCTTAAGTTTTGGAGAAAGAATGGCTCCAATCAGGATCCCGAGCGACAGGGAGGCCAGGTAAAAGCCGTACACTGCTTCTGCTCCGTTTCCTTTAATCAGGGTAAATGCAGGTAAATTCGTAGTCATGATCACCATGGCAATGTTAATGAAGACGATGGAAAAAATCATTTTAGGAATCAGGGACTGGCGTATATAGGAAAAGCCGGCTTTGAGATCTGTAAAATAAATGTTCACGGCAGATCCGACAGACTGGGATTTATCTCGCGTGATTTCCGGCTGCTGGAAGGTAAAGAATGCATACATAATGGTGACAAATACAAGAGAGGCAGCGGTGATGGCAATAGCCGGAACTGTCCCAATAATAGCAATGATAATTCCTGCTCCGGCGATGAAAGCAATATCCATCGACTCGCGGATCGTCTGCAGGTAGGAATTTGCTGCGACCACGTTATCTTTACCGACGATGAGCGGTAAAATGGTTGATTCAATTGGGTAAGTATACTGTGTAATCAGCGCCGTGATAAACAGCAGAATGATGACATACCAGACATTAAGTCCAACGGTGTAGTGCATGAGCGGGATCGTAAACAGGATGACCGCTTTGATCAGGTTGCTGTATACAAGACCGTTTTTATACTTGGCATAGTTCGCGAACGGTGCAATCAGAAAGGCCAGCGTACTGGCTGAAGTGACCGCAAAAAAAGCAAATCCGGAATAGAGAACGCTTCCGCTCAGGTTGAAAACAAGCAGCATCGCTGCAACCGAGTAAATACCGCCTCCGAGCCCGTTGGCAAAGACCCCCGTGAGCAGGATCAGGAAATTCCGTTCAAATACAAATGGCTTTATTCTGCTTCTCATTGTTTCTCCTCCTCATCGGCTTCCTTCATAACAAATTCAATCAGATACGGGGATTGCTCTTCGCTGTCCTTTTCCTTGTAGGATAAGTGGCCGTACTTAAAGAACAGCTCCTCGATCTCTTCATTAAACTGAGTCACAAGCTTTTTGGATAAATACACATTTACTGTTTTGCCGTCCACGTGTCCCGGTGGAGCTGTTTTTTCCGGATTCTTAAAGATCGTCGCTTTCGCCCGGTAATATTTTTCGACGATCCCTTTATCTGTGTCGATGTTTTCAACCTCAAGGATATCGTGCTTTAACAGCTGCTGAATGTGATAGTAAACCGTTCCGGGGTTTTTTCCGACTTCATCGGCGACCTGTTTCGGTGTCATCGGTTTTTCGTAAAGCAAAGCTACCAGTCTTGACCGAAGGGGATTTGATAACACTTTCTGCTGTTCCCAATTGATGTCCATAACCTCGCGCTTGGTTTTGTTTTTCTCGTCCATAATGGCCACCTCTCACTTTTTATATTTATGTTTGCAAATCAATTTGTAAATCCAAATCATTTATTTGTATTTATCATACGATTTGGAAATCCAAATGTCAACATAAATTTTGGAAATAAAGAGACTGTGGCCCTTTTTGCAAAAGAGGGACGGTTCTCCCTTTGCATTTTTAATGATAATGCAAAGGGAGAACCGTCCCCGTCATTTGTTTATTTCGCTGATGAACTGTTCGATGACTTCCTCTATTTTCAGCACTCCGACATTCCCTTTCTTACGCTTTCTCAGCGCCACAGACTCGTCGGCCATTTCCTGATCCCCGACGATGAGCATGTAGGGGATCTTCTTCTTTTCGGCTTCCCGGATTTTGAGCCCCATTTTCTCCGAGCGGTCGTCTACTTCCACGCGCAGACCGGCTTTTTCAAGCTTAGCCTGGACTTCATAGGCGTAATCGGCATGTGCCTCGGCAGAGATCGGGATGATTTTTGCCTGGACCGGTGTGAGCCAGAGGGGAAATTCCCCGGCAAAGTGCTCAATCAAAATCGCCATGAAACGCTCCACGGAACCGTAAATCGCCCGGTGAATGAGAACGGGCACGTGGCGGCTGTTGTCATCCCCGATATAGGAGCAGTCGAATTTCTGAGGCATCTGAAAATCGAGCTGGACCGTGCCGCACTGCCAGCTTCTACCGAGGGAGTCCAGAATATGAAAGTCAATTTTAGGCCCGTAAAACGCACCGTCACCGGGGTTCAGCTGGTAGTCGACGTTCTTTTTTTCCAGAACCGATTCGAGCGCGCCCTCCGCGTCGTCCCAGATTTCCTTGGCTCCCATGTAATCTTCCGGCCGCGTGGAAAGTTCGACCCGGTACTCGAAACCGAAGTGGGCGTAAAAATCATCCACAAGATCGAGGATATTGGCAATTTCGGCTTCGATCTGATCCGGGCGGACGAAAAGGTGAGCGTCGTCCTGCGTAAAGGAGCGGACCCGGAGCAGGCCGTTTAATGAACCGGAAAGCTCATGGCGGTGAACGAGGCCAAGCTCACCATACCGGACCGGAAGCTCCCTGTAGCTCCGGCGTTTGCTGTTGTAAATCGCGATCGCCCCGGGGCAGTTCATCGGCTTGATCGCGTAGTTCTGCTCATCTACGTTGGAGAAGTACATGTTTTCGTGATAGTGATCCCAGTGGCCGGACTGTTCCCAGAGCGCCTGCTTCATCATGATCGGTGTTTTAATTTCCCGGTAGCCGGCCGCCTGATGCTTTTTCCGCCACAGATTTTCCAGCTCGTTGCGGATTACCATCCCGTTGGGCAGGAAAAACGGCATGCCCGGCGCCTCCTCCATGGACGTGAACAGCTCCAGCTCCTGACCCAGCTTTCTGTGATTCCTTCTTTCAGCTTCTGATTGATTTTGATTGACCATTGTATAATTCCTCCTTGTTAGTTGCGGGGCGCTGCCCCCCGCTATGTGAAGTGGGGACGGTTCTCGCGTGACATTTTTCCTTCAAAATGTCACGCGAGAACCGTCCCTGTGCTACATAAAAAAGACCACACTCCTCCCGGAAATAGGGACGAGTGTGGTCGTGGTTCCACCCTGAATTTCATAGAGCTGTGGTGTGCTCTATGCTCAGAAAGATAACGGATTTCCCGGCTGCGGTTAGTCTGACCTCTATCAGAAGGCCATTTCCCCGCAACAGCTCAAAGGTGGTAAACGATTCGGTTTTCCTCAAGGGCTCTCAGCCGGTGACCCCGTTCTCTGTCAGGAAAAGTGAAGAATCATTCGTGTCCTTGTCAACGCTTCTGGTGTAAAGCGGGGACGGTTCCCGCTTTACATATCTTGTTGAATTGAGTAGGAATGTAAAGTAAGAACCGTCCCCATGTAACAAAAAGACCACACTCCTCCCAAGAATAGGGACGAGTGTGGTCGTGGTTCCACCCTGAATTTCACAGAACAGTCTTGTGTGCTCTATGCTCAGAAAGATAACGGATTTCCCGGTTACAGTTAGTCTGGCCACAGCACAGCCATTTCCCTGTAACAGCTCAAAGGTGGTAAACGACTCCTTTTTCCTGCAGGGCTTTCAGCCGGTGACCCTGTTCTCTGTCAGGAAAAGTAAAGAATCGTTCGTGTCCTTGTCAACGCCAGGTTATTTCGATTGTTGGCAGTATATGCCGCTGTACTCTAAAGCGTGCAGTTCATAGAAAAAAGCCTATAAAAAAAGACCGCACTCATCCCGAAACAGGGACGAGTGTGGTCGTGGTTCCACCCTTAATTTCATAGAGCATCGAACGCTCCATGCTCAATAAAGATAACGGATTTCCCGGTTACAGTTAGTCTGGCCACAGCACAGCCATTTCCCTGTAACAGCTCAAAGGTGGTAAACGACTCCTTTTTCCTGCAGGGCTTTCAGCCGGTGACCCTGTTCTCTGGAAAGAAAAGTGAAGAATCGCTCATGTCCTTTTCAAAGCAGTTCTCGTGCGATTTGTTATTGTTTGTAATAGTAATACACATTTTGGAAAAGGTCAAGCATGTAAAGTTGGGACGGTTCTCCCGTGGCACTTTTGCCGGTTATAACGGCTCTAGAAACGATGTCACGCGGGAACCGTCCCCGCTTCACATAGTCAGAACGATTATCCTAATTCTATGGAAATTGAAAAGCTGACGCGATACAATGATTAAACCGTGATCATTTCCGAAACACTGCGGTGATCTCCTTTTTTATACATAGTCTTGAGAGGTGCTTATGATCAGAAACTGGTATTCCATATTTGTCATCGTCCTTTTTTTATTTGCAGGTACGAATACCACGCTTTTTCGTTCCTACGAGGCACAGGGAGCAGGGCTTTTTCCTGTAAGTATTGCTCTGTATATTCAGTGGTGGGTCTGGCTGGTACTGCTTTTGGCTCTGCTCCTGTGGAAATTCCTCCGTGAAAGAAAGGACCTAAGGGAAAGGGAAAACTGATGTGAAATGGGGACGGTTCCCGCATGACATTTTTCCGCCGGGAAACTCCGGACGGAATGTGAAGTGAGAACCGTCCCCATTTTTCACGTTGCACAGAGATCTTCCAGCAGGTGCTTCAACGCATGAACGGTGTGAACACAGTCATTCAGTGATGACCATTCAGCCGGATTATGGCTGATGCCATCTCTGCTTCGTGTAAACAGCATGGCGATTGACGTCTTTTTCCCCATGATCATCGCGTCGTGTCCCGCCCCGCTGGGAAGGAAATAGGGTTCCCGGTCAACGGCCTTTTGGACAGCTGCGGCTGCTTTCTGCTGCATCTCCTCTGTCACCTTAACCGGTGGTGCAGACATAATCTCCTTTGTCGTCACTTCAATGTTCCGTTCTTCGGCGATCTCGCAGGCCTTGGCAAAAATCGCTTCCTGCAGAGAATTTCGTGTATCCTCATGGATATCCCGTACGTCCACAGTCATCTGAACTTCCCCGGCGATCACGTTTACCCCGTTCGGTTTCACATTTACCTTGCCTACAGTTGCCACGGCGGATGGGCTGAACCGGGATGGAAGTTTCTCTATTTCAGCGATGAATATTCCTGCCGCCACCAGCGCATCGGTACGGTCATCCATTGGTGTATTTCCAGCGTGTCCAGCGGCCCCTGTAAATGTCACATCAAGCCACGAGGGGCCTGCGATTCCCTGAACCACTCCTACAGGAAGATCTTCTTTTTCCAGCTTTTTTCCCTGTTCGATATGCACTTCCACAAAAGCGTCTACATCCGTAAAATCCCGCGCAGCCTCCTTTATGCTGGAGAGGCTTAACCCATTTTCCTGCATCACATCTTCAAAAAGTTTTCCATCCGCATCGGTTAACGTCCTTTTTTCATCCGGATCCAGTGTCCCGGTTATTGCACGACTGCCTGTTAAACCGCTATTGAAGCGGGCGCCTTCTTCGTCAGTGAAAACAACCACCTCATAGGATTTTTCCGGTACAAAGTCAGTGTCTTTCCATGCCTGAGCCACTTCGATGGCTGCCAGCACACCGAGAGGGCCATCGAAATGACCGCCATTTGGGACACTGTCCAAATGAGAACCCGACATCACAACGGCTTTGGAGGAGGCTCCTTCAAGTCTTCCGATCACGTTGCCGGCGCCGTCTTCTTTAACCGTCAGGCCGGCTTCTTCCATCCATAGCTTTGCCAGGTTTTTTGCTTCTTTCTCCTCTTTTGTAAAGGAGATCCGGTTTGAGCCGCCATCTTCCGTAAGTCCGATTTTCGAGAGCTCATAAAGACGCCGGGCCATACGCTCACCATTAACGCCGGAATGTGTCAGCTCTTCATGAGAATCGTTCATTAGAGTTTCCAATCTCACTTGTCCGCCTCCTGTCCCTGTTTCATTCATTAAAGGAGCAGGCCCTGGCCCGCTCCCGATACATCAGCTTTTTTTCTTCAGTCTAAATTTAAACTCACAGACGCCTTCCCGTAAAACGTATTGATCATGATCTACGTCAAAATCCCTGTTATACCCTCTGGCAATAGACGGATCAATCATTTCACAGTAAAGAATACCGTACTCACCCATCCCATCATCTGCCCACTGCTGGCCAAACGGACACTTGGTAAATGTCTGTTCAATGACTTCCGGGTAGTGCTCTGTTTCCATTTCAAACAATTCGCTGCGGGCCATGTCGTAGTTGGAAAGATAATTCTCAATGGTGTTGTCCTGCCCGAGGTGTGCCGCACGCGCTGCGATGCCTTTTCCTCTCGCCTCACCGAAAGTCCGTACACCTTCACGAACAGCCTCTTTGCCTCTCTCGCCATACTCATCCACCACAGCCTTGGCCACTTGCCCAAACAATTTGGCCATCTGCCCGTACACAGTGGCTTCGTCCTGCTCGAGCTTTCTCTTTTCAACGTTTTCGGGAATATACTTGCCCAGTGTATGTACTTCTCCTTCTTCAGCAGCTCTCACAGATATATTTTGTGCCAGGTCATATCCAAATCGGGAAACCCCATGGCCTGCCAGTTTCCCACCGTCCTCTCCAAATGACGTGATCACTGACTTCTCCACATGGGTGAAAAGCCGGGCTGTAATTCGGTACATCGACAGTGTCGGTAACGGTTTTCGTTCTGTCTGTTTTTGTGCCATTTAGATCTCTCCTCTCACTCTTCAGTGTACAGTAACTCCTTTTTTGTTTGAAGAATTTCGTTTTTTCTTCATTCACAGTCACGAAAACTGACAGGACTTCAAGTCGAAGATTCAATCAGAGAAATGACGAAAAAAAAGCTGGACACACTAAACAAAAAGAAGCCAGGAGGTAAAAGAATGAAAATGTTGCTGGTAATGATGATTTTTTTAGCCAACTTCCAGATTTGTTCACTGGAAGATCTCACTCTGGAAATGGAAAGAGCAGGATCACCTCTGCAAAAGGAACAGCAGGAAGAGCCCGCTTATGCGAAGTGGGGGAAGCTGGCCGTGGAAAAAGTGAAGGAGCGCTATCCCGAGGATAAGGTGGTGGACTACCTTCACGTTGGCAGAGAAGAGCTTGGAGAAGGAAAAGCCTCGGAGAAATTTAAGCTCTGGCTCAGGGGAGAAGACCGAGAATTCGGTGTGTTTGTAACAATCACCTTTGAAAAAGCCACGGACGAAGTGATTGACATCCAATACGAAGAAACAGACCGATAATGGTAATCGGGGACGGTTCTTTCTTTGCATTTTAGGCTCGTAGCTGCGAGCTTAGAATGTCACGCGAGAACCGTCCCCAATTTTCATCGAAAGACATATTGTCCTTTGCCGATTGTGATGGTTTTTTCTTTCAGGTTGCTGGAATTTGTGGTGAAAACCAGCTGGGACAGGGTGTTTTCGTTATTTTTCCCTTCCTTGAAAACAAAGGCACATTCGCCGATTTTAAGAGCGTGATCATGCTGATCGGATCTCTGAAGACCGAAAAGCGTCTGCCAGTGGTCTGCCGCTGCGCCGGGGTTGTCCACCAGAAAGACCGCCTCATCCAACTGCACTTTTCCGGCGGGGTGGTCTTTGATGACCCCTTCCTTTTTGAGGAGCGCTTGTCTTTCATGGTCCAGCTCTTTCCATTGGATAAAGAAAGGGTACAAAAGGCCTTTATAGTCACCTTTAACCGTTACCATTTTCCACTCAATAAGCCTGCCATGACCGTTCAGGCGTTTGCCGTTTAATACAGGGGAGACGGATAATCCGTGGTCCAAGAGAGAAGTGCGGATGGTTTCGATATGATCGGTCCGGATCGCGACGCGGCTCAGGACCTCCTCTTCCGGCAGGTTTTTCACCGCATCCTGTGCGATCAGGTTTTCCGCTTCGGGATTCCGGGCGGCCTCCCAATCCTCCACGCCCATAAATTCAATGTAGTTTAATCCAAAATAGCTGAGTGCGTTAAATGTGCCCCACTGCTTATGCGAGCCGCCGTGGATGGCATGAAGACCGTTGTCCTTAAACGTCTGTACGGCTTTTTCCAGATCGTTTACGTAATGCACCGTATGATCCCACTCCATTAGTGCCATTGGCCCGCTTCACTCCTGTCTTTTTTGTGAATTGGGGACGGTTCTCCCTTTGCATTTTTCAACACACGTGGCTGCCGGGGAAGATGTCATGTGAGAACCGTCCCCAATTCTCCACTCTCTATTTTATCCTGCCGGTGGCGGGGCGTTAAGTAATATGTGTTCATTCGGCACTGTTTTCTGATCCGTAAAATGATAAAATAGAGCCATTAACTTGAAAGGCTGTGATTTTTATGAATATTACATTCGAAGGTACAGACTTAAAAAAGGGGGTTACTTGCGGGTAATTCAATCCAATCATTGAATGCTCGCGCAAATTTACTAATGAAGGAGCATTTCAATTGCTGAATAAACAGGAATTTAATTTGTGGGCGAACGACTATGACAAGACTGTTCAGGTGAGCGAGGAGAACAGCCAGTATCCGTTTGCCGGCTATAAGACGATTCTGAACACCATTTTTAACGAAATCATGAGCGCGCCAGGTGCGGCTGTACTGGACATTGGGTTCGGTACCGGCACACTGACCAGCAGGCTGTATGAAAACGGGCACCGGATCGACGGGGTTGATTTTTCCTCTGAGATGACAGCAATCGCAAGCTCAAAAATGCCGAAAGCCAATTTAGTAGAATGGGATTTTTCAGAAGGCCTGCCGCCGGACATCCGGGAAAAGACATACGATGCCGTGATCAGCACTTATGCGCTGCATCATTTGAACGATGAGGCAAAGATCGCGTTTATCGAAGAACTCCTTCCTCTTCTTAACGAGGGAGGCAGAATCCTGATCGGTGATATCGCCTTTGGAACGAGGGACGAACTGGACCGGTGCCGGATAGAAAACAGCCGGATCTGGGATGAAGATGAGTTCTATTTTGTATTCAAAGAGTTAAAGGAAGGGCTGAAAGACACGTGCCGCTGCCGGTTTATCCCGGTGTCACACTGCGGAGGCGTAATCGAGATCTCACCTTCCAGATAAGTGGGGACGGTTCTCTCGTTGCATTTTCAACCTGCGCGTTTGCGTGAGTGGAAAATGTTAAGCGGGAACCGTCCCCATTTTGCATTCTTGAAAAACCAGCTGGGACAGACTGTTGAAATTTTTATTTATTAAATATATTTGAATATACTTGGTAATTTATCATGTTATCAGTATGATTATAAATGTTACAATGGCATTATTGACTAATCGATAAGGATGTGAATTATATGAAGCCCGGCTATCAGGAAACCTATGCGAATTATTTCAGCCATCGGCAGGAGGAGTTTCAGCAGGCTTTGCTCAGTGATGCAGATCAGGTGCGGGGTAAAGTAAATGAAGTCCTTTTAGTTGGAAATATCGATTTACTTGATAATGCCCATAAGCTTGTAATGTATGCCCTTACAGGAGAAGACGGCGAGGCCCTGTCTTCCTTTGCTGAGAAAGAAGGTGTTGCATGGGCCCAGCACGAGCTGACTCTTTCTTTTAAACTGGAGTGGGTTCAGACAATCCGACGGACGATGTGGGGGTTTCTTGAAACACTTCAAAAAGAGGAAGATACGGGTAGTATTCCGTTCTTTGACCTGGAGAGACAGGTGAATGACACCATAGATCAGTTTCTTAACGGCTTCTTTCTAAGTTACTCACGGTACAAGGACGCCTTGCTGGAAGCCCAGCAGAAACTCGTTGAAAACCTCAGTGCTCCGATCATTCCACTCAGTAAAGGTGTAGGTGTGCTCCCTCTTATCGGGGAAGTGGATGAGAAGAGAGTGGCAGCCATCGAGAACAAAATACTGCCTGAAATCAATCATCTGCAGCTTGAAACACTCATCATTGATTTTTCGGGTATTGCCAATATTGACTCTACAAGTATGAACCGCATTATGACTACGATCCACGGCACCTATATGATGGGATGTGAATGCGTCATTACAGGGCTGCGCCCGGACATTGTCCTCACTCTAACGAAAGAGGATCTCACTTTCGATTCTAAAATCATCACCAAGGGGTCGCTTGAACAGACAGTGAATGATTACCTTAATGTAAAAAAAGCTGATTTATAAGCCCTATTCTTTAACACAGGAGGCTTCCCTTGGATTAAAGGGGAGGCTCTTTTTCTTTGTTTTAATGGTGGCCGACAGGGCTGTGAGTGCTCCTTGGCATAATTATTTGTCTCTTCACCATCGTTCACATGGACATCGCAAACTGGTTTAGAAATGGAGGTTAAGTGTTAAGTGACACAGTTCACTCGCTGCATTGCAGTCTGGAAGCATCAGGTTGCTAATGTCACGTGAGAACCGTCCCCGTCTTGCAAAACTTATCATTCTATCAGTATATTCCAAACTGATATAATTGCGGTATAAAAAAATAATGGTAAGGATGTGAAAACCAGTGAAAACGAGTACTCACGAAACCTATGCCGATTATTTTGATCACAGGCAGGAAGATTTTAGCCAGCAGCTCCTGTGCGATGCCTCACAGGTCCGGGACAAAATTGATGAAATTCATCGCGTAGGAAATATCGATCTTTTTGAGAATGCGCATAAACTGGTCATGTATGCACTTGGGGAGAACACTTCGCTTTCTTCGTTTGCTGAGAAAGAAGGGGTGGCCTGGGCGCAGCATGAACTCACGCTGTCATTTAAGCTCGAATGGGTTCAATCGATCCGCCGGACGATGTGGCGCTTTC contains:
- a CDS encoding DinB family protein, producing MIDYRIESKEGYDDKIGELVWMLEHTRAITMEEIASLSRIELDCIMDKEANTIGALLSHIAAIEFVHQVISFEGRDMTKEEEQKWGTSLELGERAKKEIRNYSFQDYREKLSKVRADTLACLRGKTDEWLFEEHKWDNGVSYNYYYLWYHVMEDEISHRGQIRAIKRQLAGH
- a CDS encoding MFS transporter, translated to MRSRIKPFVFERNFLILLTGVFANGLGGGIYSVAAMLLVFNLSGSVLYSGFAFFAVTSASTLAFLIAPFANYAKYKNGLVYSNLIKAVILFTIPLMHYTVGLNVWYVIILLFITALITQYTYPIESTILPLIVGKDNVVAANSYLQTIRESMDIAFIAGAGIIIAIIGTVPAIAITAASLVFVTIMYAFFTFQQPEITRDKSQSVGSAVNIYFTDLKAGFSYIRQSLIPKMIFSIVFINIAMVIMTTNLPAFTLIKGNGAEAVYGFYLASLSLGILIGAILSPKLKQIDFGKLTIISFAGTGVMWIGTATLPLVPSMILFCTGAISIGILNILVFSAIQQQVETAFIGRVITLLSSAASLGMPAGALLGGVLGETLSPEIPVMICGISMIFFSLFWLSSSVLRKLPDIDRVSLFQHSKAA
- a CDS encoding ArsR/SmtB family transcription factor, whose protein sequence is MDEKNKTKREVMDINWEQQKVLSNPLRSRLVALLYEKPMTPKQVADEVGKNPGTVYYHIQQLLKHDILEVENIDTDKGIVEKYYRAKATIFKNPEKTAPPGHVDGKTVNVYLSKKLVTQFNEEIEELFFKYGHLSYKEKDSEEQSPYLIEFVMKEADEEEKQ
- the thrS gene encoding threonine--tRNA ligase, with the protein product MVNQNQSEAERRNHRKLGQELELFTSMEEAPGMPFFLPNGMVIRNELENLWRKKHQAAGYREIKTPIMMKQALWEQSGHWDHYHENMYFSNVDEQNYAIKPMNCPGAIAIYNSKRRSYRELPVRYGELGLVHRHELSGSLNGLLRVRSFTQDDAHLFVRPDQIEAEIANILDLVDDFYAHFGFEYRVELSTRPEDYMGAKEIWDDAEGALESVLEKKNVDYQLNPGDGAFYGPKIDFHILDSLGRSWQCGTVQLDFQMPQKFDCSYIGDDNSRHVPVLIHRAIYGSVERFMAILIEHFAGEFPLWLTPVQAKIIPISAEAHADYAYEVQAKLEKAGLRVEVDDRSEKMGLKIREAEKKKIPYMLIVGDQEMADESVALRKRKKGNVGVLKIEEVIEQFISEINK
- a CDS encoding Zn-dependent hydrolase, translated to MRLETLMNDSHEELTHSGVNGERMARRLYELSKIGLTEDGGSNRISFTKEEKEAKNLAKLWMEEAGLTVKEDGAGNVIGRLEGASSKAVVMSGSHLDSVPNGGHFDGPLGVLAAIEVAQAWKDTDFVPEKSYEVVVFTDEEGARFNSGLTGSRAITGTLDPDEKRTLTDADGKLFEDVMQENGLSLSSIKEAARDFTDVDAFVEVHIEQGKKLEKEDLPVGVVQGIAGPSWLDVTFTGAAGHAGNTPMDDRTDALVAAGIFIAEIEKLPSRFSPSAVATVGKVNVKPNGVNVIAGEVQMTVDVRDIHEDTRNSLQEAIFAKACEIAEERNIEVTTKEIMSAPPVKVTEEMQQKAAAAVQKAVDREPYFLPSGAGHDAMIMGKKTSIAMLFTRSRDGISHNPAEWSSLNDCVHTVHALKHLLEDLCAT
- a CDS encoding L-2-amino-thiazoline-4-carboxylic acid hydrolase, whose translation is MAQKQTERKPLPTLSMYRITARLFTHVEKSVITSFGEDGGKLAGHGVSRFGYDLAQNISVRAAEEGEVHTLGKYIPENVEKRKLEQDEATVYGQMAKLFGQVAKAVVDEYGERGKEAVREGVRTFGEARGKGIAARAAHLGQDNTIENYLSNYDMARSELFEMETEHYPEVIEQTFTKCPFGQQWADDGMGEYGILYCEMIDPSIARGYNRDFDVDHDQYVLREGVCEFKFRLKKKS
- a CDS encoding YqzG/YhdC family protein, with protein sequence MKMLLVMMIFLANFQICSLEDLTLEMERAGSPLQKEQQEEPAYAKWGKLAVEKVKERYPEDKVVDYLHVGREELGEGKASEKFKLWLRGEDREFGVFVTITFEKATDEVIDIQYEETDR
- a CDS encoding VOC family protein codes for the protein MALMEWDHTVHYVNDLEKAVQTFKDNGLHAIHGGSHKQWGTFNALSYFGLNYIEFMGVEDWEAARNPEAENLIAQDAVKNLPEEEVLSRVAIRTDHIETIRTSLLDHGLSVSPVLNGKRLNGHGRLIEWKMVTVKGDYKGLLYPFFIQWKELDHERQALLKKEGVIKDHPAGKVQLDEAVFLVDNPGAAADHWQTLFGLQRSDQHDHALKIGECAFVFKEGKNNENTLSQLVFTTNSSNLKEKTITIGKGQYVFR
- a CDS encoding class I SAM-dependent methyltransferase gives rise to the protein MLNKQEFNLWANDYDKTVQVSEENSQYPFAGYKTILNTIFNEIMSAPGAAVLDIGFGTGTLTSRLYENGHRIDGVDFSSEMTAIASSKMPKANLVEWDFSEGLPPDIREKTYDAVISTYALHHLNDEAKIAFIEELLPLLNEGGRILIGDIAFGTRDELDRCRIENSRIWDEDEFYFVFKELKEGLKDTCRCRFIPVSHCGGVIEISPSR
- a CDS encoding STAS domain-containing protein, whose amino-acid sequence is MKPGYQETYANYFSHRQEEFQQALLSDADQVRGKVNEVLLVGNIDLLDNAHKLVMYALTGEDGEALSSFAEKEGVAWAQHELTLSFKLEWVQTIRRTMWGFLETLQKEEDTGSIPFFDLERQVNDTIDQFLNGFFLSYSRYKDALLEAQQKLVENLSAPIIPLSKGVGVLPLIGEVDEKRVAAIENKILPEINHLQLETLIIDFSGIANIDSTSMNRIMTTIHGTYMMGCECVITGLRPDIVLTLTKEDLTFDSKIITKGSLEQTVNDYLNVKKADL